Proteins encoded within one genomic window of Mesorhizobium sp. AR10:
- the leuB gene encoding 3-isopropylmalate dehydrogenase: MASKNLLLLAGDGIGPEAMAEVKKLISAMNDKLGSGFATDEGLVGGCAYDAHGAAISDADMEKAMAADAVLFGAVGGPKWDAVPYEVRPEAGLLRLRKDMELFANLRPAICYPALAASSSLKQDVVEGLDILIVRELTGGVYFGEPKQIIDLGNGQKRGIDTQVYDTFEIERISGVAFELARTRKNYVTSMEKRNVMKSGVLWNEVVTQTHKARYADVKLDHMLADAGGMQLVRWPKQFDVIVTDNLFGDMLSDIAAMLTGSIGMLPSASLGAPDVKTKKRKALYEPVHGSAPDIAGQGIANPIAMIASFAMCMRYSFGMVAEADKLEGAIAAVLDDGLRTKDILSEGMTEVGTVEMGDAIIAKFLG; this comes from the coding sequence ATGGCTTCGAAAAATCTTCTCCTGCTCGCCGGCGACGGCATCGGCCCCGAGGCGATGGCCGAGGTGAAGAAGCTGATATCAGCCATGAACGACAAGCTAGGCAGTGGTTTTGCAACCGACGAAGGCCTGGTCGGCGGCTGCGCCTATGACGCACATGGCGCGGCGATTTCCGATGCCGACATGGAAAAGGCGATGGCAGCGGACGCGGTGCTGTTCGGCGCCGTCGGCGGGCCGAAATGGGATGCGGTGCCTTATGAGGTGCGTCCCGAGGCCGGGCTGCTGCGCCTGCGCAAGGATATGGAGCTGTTCGCCAATCTGCGCCCCGCCATCTGCTATCCGGCGCTGGCGGCATCCTCTTCGCTGAAGCAGGACGTGGTCGAGGGGCTCGACATATTGATCGTGCGCGAGTTGACCGGTGGCGTTTATTTCGGCGAACCGAAGCAGATCATCGATCTCGGCAATGGCCAGAAGCGCGGCATCGACACGCAGGTCTACGATACGTTCGAGATCGAGCGCATTTCGGGCGTCGCCTTCGAGCTGGCGCGTACGCGTAAGAACTACGTCACCTCGATGGAAAAGCGCAATGTGATGAAGTCGGGCGTTTTGTGGAACGAGGTCGTCACCCAGACCCACAAGGCTAGATATGCCGACGTCAAGCTCGACCATATGCTGGCCGATGCCGGCGGCATGCAACTGGTGCGCTGGCCAAAACAGTTCGACGTCATCGTCACCGACAATCTGTTCGGCGACATGCTGTCCGACATCGCCGCCATGCTGACCGGCTCGATCGGTATGCTGCCGTCGGCCTCACTCGGCGCGCCGGACGTGAAGACGAAAAAGCGCAAGGCGCTCTACGAGCCGGTGCATGGCTCGGCGCCGGACATCGCCGGCCAGGGCATCGCCAACCCGATCGCCATGATCGCGTCCTTCGCCATGTGCATGCGCTATTCCTTCGGCATGGTAGCCGAGGCCGACAAGCTCGAAGGCGCGATTGCCGCCGTGCTCGACGACGGCTTGCGCACCAAGGACATCTTGTCCGAGGGCATGACCGAAGTCGGCACGGTAGAGATGGGCGATGCGATCATCGCGAAGTTCCTGGGCTGA
- a CDS encoding DUF805 domain-containing protein, whose amino-acid sequence MRGEVLHYDEAQGFGFITGADGNRYTFARENLRREVSMAKGTAVEFQPGGGQARDIFSISAQTANPAAGAAAASVAPSQAGNASAAPQPQHFGRFAKIEPDEATGLWGYFWRCLTENYFNFAGRARRKEFWGYCLFWTIVMIAILSIGLFSDYAMGNFEVSDEMALVTVGVCGLFVLGTFLPWLGLVARRLHDIGLTGWLSLLFFVPSVGGLAILVFALIPTQTKENQWGPVPAGVRN is encoded by the coding sequence ATGCGCGGCGAAGTGCTTCACTATGACGAGGCTCAAGGCTTCGGGTTCATCACCGGGGCGGACGGCAATCGCTACACGTTTGCGCGCGAGAATCTGCGCCGCGAAGTGTCGATGGCCAAGGGCACGGCCGTCGAATTCCAGCCCGGCGGCGGCCAGGCGCGCGACATTTTTTCGATCAGCGCCCAGACCGCCAATCCGGCCGCCGGCGCTGCCGCTGCAAGCGTGGCACCATCTCAAGCCGGCAACGCATCTGCGGCCCCCCAGCCGCAGCATTTCGGCCGTTTCGCCAAGATTGAGCCTGATGAGGCCACGGGACTGTGGGGCTATTTCTGGCGTTGCCTGACCGAGAACTACTTCAACTTCGCCGGCCGCGCCCGCCGCAAGGAGTTCTGGGGCTACTGCCTGTTCTGGACGATCGTGATGATCGCGATCCTCAGCATTGGTCTCTTCAGCGACTACGCAATGGGCAATTTCGAGGTCAGCGATGAAATGGCGCTGGTGACGGTCGGTGTCTGCGGCCTCTTCGTCCTGGGGACGTTCCTGCCGTGGCTGGGGCTGGTGGCGCGTCGCCTGCACGATATCGGCCTGACCGGCTGGCTCTCCCTGCTTTTTTTCGTTCCGTCCGTCGGCGGCCTCGCCATACTGGTGTTCGCGCTGATCCCGACCCAGACCAAGGAAAACCAATGGGGTCCCGTGCCGGCCGGGGTGAGGAACTAG
- a CDS encoding DUF805 domain-containing protein encodes MRGAVFHYDEDQDYGYINGVDGKRYIFARNDLSQEVALVRGTLVEFQPDDGTAHNIVAVTTPASGTASSRAAQPQGPGRSAQSMGLWAYFRRALGDDYRNFTGRARRKEFWAFCLCSIIVLVALFVFGILLNLAISGFGNGPRTSIGYVPALLFGLVTILPWTALVVRRLHDIGLTGWLALLCFTPALGGVALLVLGLVPSQLGENPWGQMPAGVRV; translated from the coding sequence ATGCGCGGCGCAGTGTTTCACTACGACGAGGATCAGGACTACGGTTACATCAATGGAGTCGACGGCAAGCGCTATATCTTCGCCCGTAACGATCTGAGTCAGGAAGTGGCGCTCGTCAGGGGCACGCTCGTCGAGTTCCAGCCCGACGACGGCACGGCGCACAACATAGTCGCCGTAACGACACCAGCCAGCGGTACAGCATCGTCACGCGCGGCCCAACCGCAAGGGCCCGGCCGTTCGGCCCAATCGATGGGCTTGTGGGCCTATTTCCGACGTGCGCTGGGCGACGACTATCGCAATTTCACCGGCCGCGCCCGCCGCAAGGAGTTCTGGGCTTTCTGTCTCTGCTCGATCATCGTGCTCGTCGCGCTATTCGTTTTCGGCATTCTCCTCAACCTGGCGATCAGCGGTTTCGGTAACGGCCCAAGGACGTCGATCGGGTACGTTCCTGCCCTCCTTTTCGGGCTGGTAACGATCCTGCCATGGACCGCGCTTGTTGTTCGGCGTCTGCACGACATCGGCCTGACAGGCTGGCTTGCCTTGCTCTGCTTCACTCCAGCTTTGGGTGGTGTGGCGTTGCTCGTCCTCGGGCTTGTTCCGTCTCAACTCGGCGAAAATCCATGGGGTCAGATGCCGGCTGGCGTCAGGGTTTAG